A stretch of the Aegilops tauschii subsp. strangulata cultivar AL8/78 chromosome 4, Aet v6.0, whole genome shotgun sequence genome encodes the following:
- the LOC109741275 gene encoding uncharacterized protein, whose protein sequence is MSIRRLGASDFRGVRERRSGAFSSEIWFREKRLILGTFDTAAEAARAHDAAAWRLRRPRRDMNFPNVSSQRAQDLAPLPRLFTDEDRRVHRRRQRRLAIAEKDVEALVVWRGGFPQDIVDERQFYKQLRLERYARRRERAAYREDKRSRKHAAQLKLKLREKSGWNFEDEQLADAYIQTSEEDITESESESDE, encoded by the coding sequence ATGTCGATCCGCCGCCTGGGCGCTTCGGATTTTCGTGGAGTCCGCGAGCGccgctccggcgccttctcctcTGAGATCTGGTTTCGCGAGAAACGTCTCATCCTCGGCACCTTCGACACCGCAGCGGAGGCGGCCCGCGCgcacgacgcggcggcgtggcgcctccggaGGCCTCGTCGGGATATGAATTTTCCCAACGTGTCGAGCCAGCGGGCGCAGGATCTGGCGCCTCTCCCGCGGCTtttcaccgacgaggatcgtcgtgtCCACCGGAGGCGGCAGCGTCGCCTCGCCATCGCAGAGAAGGACGTGGAAGCCTTGGTGGTGTGGCGCGGaggcttcccgcaggacatcgtCGACGAGCGCCAGTTCTACAAGCAATTGAGGTTGGAGAGGTACGCGAGGAGGagggagcgagccgcctatcgggAGGACAAGCGTTCGCGGAAGCACGCAGCTCAATTGAAACTGAAGCTACGAGAAAAGTCGGGTTGGAACTTTGAAGACGAGCAACTTGCTGACGCCTACattcagacgtcggaggaggacattaccGAGTCGGAGTCAGAAAGCGACGAGTAG